From Vidua chalybeata isolate OUT-0048 chromosome 25, bVidCha1 merged haplotype, whole genome shotgun sequence, one genomic window encodes:
- the SNRNP40 gene encoding U5 small nuclear ribonucleoprotein 40 kDa protein: MIEQQKRKVPGPGPGPGPAPGAPPGPAAPGAAPAPGPDLPLVPAPAKRPRHDLPGAPGTGGAGGQPAAGALLQAGPPRCSSLQAPIMLLSGHEGEVYCCKFHPNGNTLASAGFDRLILLWNVYGDCDNFATLKGHSGAVMELHYNTDGSMLFSASTDKTVAVWDSETGERVKRLKGHTSFVNSCYPARRGPQLVCTGSDDGTVKLWDIRKKAAVQTFQNTYQVLAVTFNDTSDQIISGGIDNDIKVWDLRQNKLTYTMRGHADSVTGLSLSSEGSYLLSNAMDNTVRIWDIRPFAPKERCVKIFQGNVHNFEKNLLRCSWSPDGSKIAGGSADRFVYVWDTTSRRILYKLPGHAGSVNELAFHPEEPIILSASSDKRLYMGEIQ, from the exons ATGATCGAGCAGCAGAAGCGGAAGGTCccgggccccggccccggccccggccccgctcccggggcccccccgggccccgccgcccccggcgccgcccccgcgcccggccccgaCCTCCCGCTCGTCCCCGCGCCCGCCAAGCGGCCCCGCCATGACCTGCCGGGAGCGCCGGGCacgggcggcgcggggggacAGCCTGCGGCCGGAGCTCTGCTGCAGGCG GGCCCCCCACGCTGCTCCTCGCTGCAGGCCCCCATCATGCTGCTCTCAGGACACGAGGGGGAGGTTTACTGCTGCAAGTTCCACCCCAACGGCAACACCCTGGCCTCGGCTGGCTTCGACAGGCTCATCT TGCTCTGGAACGTCTACGGGGACTGTGACAACTTTGCCACCCTGAAGGGACACAGCGGGGCTGTCATGGAGCTGCACTACAACACAGATGGCAG CATGCTCTTCTCAGCATCCACGGACAAAACCGTGGCTGTGTGGGACAGCGAGACGGGGGAGAGGGTCAAGAGGCTCAAGGGCCACACGTCCTTTGTCAACTCCTGCTACCCTGCCCGGAGGGGACCCCAGCTCGTGTGCACCGGCAGCGACGATGGCACTGTCAAG CTGtgggatatcaggaaaaaagcTGCTGTCCAGACATTCCAGAACACCTACCAGGTCCTGGCTGTCACTTTCAATGACACCAGTGACCAGATCATCTCTGGAGGCATCGACAATGACATCAAG GTGTGGGACCTGCGGCAGAACAAGCTCACCTACACCATGCGGGGCCACGCCGACTCGGTGACGGGCCTGAGCCTCAGCTCTGAGGGCTCCTACCTGCTCTCCAACGCCATGGACAACACAG TTCGGATCTGGGACATCAGGCCCTTCGCCCCCAAGGAGAGATGTGTGAagattttccagggaaatgtCCATAATTTTGAAAAG aaCCTTCTGAGGTGCTCCTGGTCCCCAGATGGCAGTAAAATTGCAGGGGGCTCTGCTGACAG GTTTGTGTACGTGTGGGACACCACCTCCAGGAGGATCCTGTACAAGCTGCCTGGCCATGCTGGCTCTGTCAATGAGCTGGCCTTCCACCCCGAGGAACCCATCA TTCTCTCCGCATCCAGTGACAAAAGGCTGTACATGGGGGAGATCCAGTGA